A DNA window from Salvelinus fontinalis isolate EN_2023a chromosome 28, ASM2944872v1, whole genome shotgun sequence contains the following coding sequences:
- the LOC129825829 gene encoding C-X-C motif chemokine 11-1-like, producing the protein MTNTMTSTVLISFLACLLLVNVEGQVGHSNARCLCLNGMVNHVKPLLIEKLEVYPSSHSCQNIEIIVTLKNGKGKKCLNPEAPFAKKTIQKIMKNQRSVQ; encoded by the exons ATGACCAACACGATGACATCAACGGTTCTCATCAGCTTCCTGGCCTGTCTGCTCCTGGTCAATGTTGAAG GCCAGGTGGGTCATTCTAATGCTCGGTGCCTGTGTCTGAATGGAATGGTGAACCACGTTAAGCCTCTTCTCATTGAGAAGCTTGAGGTGTACCCCTCCAGCCACTCCTGTCAGAACATAGAGATCAT TGTCACTCTGAAGAACGGAAAAGGGAAGAAGTGTCTGAATCCAGAGGCTCCATTTGCCAAGAAAACCATTcagaaaataatgaaaaaccaaaG GAGTGTGCAGTAA